In the genome of Candidatus Binatia bacterium, the window GTCAAGCTAAAAGCGCCGAATTTCATGACCGTCTCACTGCAACGGCAAATAGACAAAGTCGCTCTGCGGGCGCGCTCCCTGCATGTGCAGTTGAAACGCCGCACTCCCGCCCCCCGCACGGAATTCCTCCGCTACGCCAAGAAGTGTTTGGCCACGCGTACGGTCGTTGTTCGCCACGCCCCGGATGCGCGTTTGCCCTGTAAGCGTGCCTGACACACCCGCGTGGAAAATGGAAAACGTGGGCACCCGCGTGTCGATTTCTGAAAGCCGGAACTCCCGAAAACAGTTGAAGTCGCGAAAGCTTGTCGAGAAGCGCTGCTCGAACTCATTGAAAACCAAAAATTGCACCGGGATGGATGTTGGCCGCTGCGTCAAGAAGTCTTCCGTACACGGCACCAAGGTGAGTGTGGTGTTGATTCCCTGCTGCGTCACCGGGTCCTGCGCGCCGTCGAAGAAGTGATCCAAAATCAGCACATTTGGGCAGCCGGCGTACTCGGCACCGTTACCCCCCAGTACAAGAACGTTATCCCGATTGTTGGCACCTGGCAGCGCCGGAATGCCGACAGCGTTGTATGCACGCACGTCGAAGGCATTGATCCCGTTCTGGATGTCCGAACGCACGATCAACGCCTCGCCCTTGAGGGCGTTATCTTCAATCGGAACGTCATTCTGATCAACCGCAATACACTTCAACTCGCCGACGAAGGGATCTTCCTGCACAGCAGGCACTCGACTCTCCAAGTTATTGGTTGGGCTTGGCCGCCCGGCGCCGCCAATTGGGAAACACGGCAAGTTCGGATCCACAGCATCGCTGCACAAGGTTGCACCCATCGAGGCGAGCCAGGCCACAGGTTGACGAGCGGTGAGCTGCACAATGAAGTCCGTCTCCTGCCATCCCGGAACACAGACCGAATTCGCTGGGCAACGATCATCGCGCGGGAGCAACGTGGGATCGCAAATCACCCCCGGGGCATTAAAGCAATGACCGTTGGCGTTCACCCAAAAGCACTGCATCCGAATCGGCTTGTTCAGCGTGTTGCTGATGCGAATGAGCGTGTCGAGCCTACCGCGCCCAGCACTGTTATTTGTGTCGACCACGACCTTCGGGAAGACAAGGATTGCCGCGGCGCGATCGGAGCCAACGACCTGCGCATTAGCCACTTTGGTAAGCGCTGCAGCAATCAGCAGCACTGCCCATGCGTTGCGCCGCAGCTTCATGGGGCCACCTCCGGGATCGTGATGCGGTCTCCACCAGGGCGTTCACCCTCCACGTGCAGGTTAAGAGCCGCGCGCGACAGAAACCCACGCCCATCGTTATAAAATTCCTCAGAAACACCCACGAAACCGGGCTGCTCAGGCCCACCCGGAGTCATTCGCGTTTGCGCAAAGCGCGTCCCCAAAAAACTTTGGTCAAAGATGCGCCCCACTGAGTTCAAGCGGAAGTTCGACCAGCATGTAACCGTGGTGCTAGCCGAGAACAGGTTCTCAAACTCATTTGTCACGCGAAATTGCACGACCACAGTGCCGGGAATCTGGTTTTCGAAGTCCTGCGTGCAAGGTACCAAGGTAACCTCAGTTTCCACACGAGAGTTGGGGATGTCCGCTATTGGAAGCGCCGGCATCGTTGCACGCTCAGCAAAGTGATTCACAATCACCGCACCCGGGCATCCATTGTATTCCGCGCCGCCCGGACAGCCCGGCCTCGGAGGACCACCGATGCACAAGGTTAGATCCCCATCGTTTGAGTTGGTATCCGTGTTCAAACCCAGGATCCCTACGGCATTGTACTTACTAACCTCGCCCTGCCGCATCGTGACCGCTCCAACGGTCACTGCTCGGGGAGTGACCAACGTAGCCTCGCCCTTCAGCCGGTTTCCGTTCAACGGGGCACCAGCGGCGTCGACTTCAATACAAACGAGCTGCCCTTCAAAGTTCGGAGGGACTGCAGGGATCGGGCCCGGGTCAAACCCCGCGTTCGGGCAACTGAACACAGGCGGCACACGGCTGCACTGAGGGTCCGTCGGATCCACTCTCCGGCCCTGGCCCACCACCCAGTATGTCGGCTGCTGCTTCGTCAGCACGATATCGAAGTCGACCTCCTGCCACTGCGGTGGATTGAAGGGACCGACCGGCTGCCTTGGATCCAAGGGCGCAGCATTGACGTAAAAGCAGTGCGCAAAAGCGAGCGAGTTCGAAGTGTTCGAAATTTGAATAATTGTCTCAACTGGGAAGCCTCCGGTGAGCAAGCCATCTCCGTCCGAAATGACCTTGGGAAAGATCAAGATCGAGCTTCCACGCTCCACGCTGACATCAGCACGCAACTGGGAGACACAAGCCACTGAAGCCATCCAGGTGACGATGGCATATCGAACCACCCAACGGCTCAGTTTACCCATCACTCCCCGATCCTCCGTCGCGTCCCCCAGTCGCCAAGGCCCGCCACAGGGCGCTATCCAATTCCTCCGCACCACACACATCCAGGCAGCGCGCTTATACTCGGATACCCTAGTCGTGTCAATTCAAATTCCGCCAAAACGAGGCCTCCCTAACTCACCTCTGTGAGCCAATGGCGGTATGCGGCAACCTCACCCCGCACCACGGCGCGAAACCGGTCTTGAAGCTGCCGCGTCACCACCCCAGGGGCTCCGTCCCCAATGACCCGCCCGTCGATCTCGCGGACCGGGGTGACCTCAGCCGCAGTGCCTGTCATGAACACTTCATCGGCAATGTAAGCCTCGTCACGCGTGAAGCGCTCCTCCACCCAACGCACCGACATATCGTCCAGCAAAGCCAGCACAGACGCCCGCGTAATACCCTCCAACACCGAAGTCAGCGGTGGGGTCTTCACCACACCTCGCCGTACGATGAACAAATTCTCCCCGCTGCATTCGGCCACAAAGCCATCGGTATCGAGCATCATCGCCTCGTCATAACCCGCGCTACGCGCTTCAACGGCAGCCAGGATCGAATTGACGTAATTCCCCACGGCCTTTGCCTTGGTCATGAACGAGTTTACGTGCATCCGCTGAAACGACGAGGTTTTCAGCCGCACACCTCGACGAACACCTTCATCACCCAAGTACGCTCCCCAGGGCCAGGCAGCAATCGCGACGCGGACTGGGTTGTGCACGGCCGCGAGCCCCATCTCCCCATCCCCTAAAAATACCAGCGGTCGCAGGTAGCCCGCCTTCAACCGGTTCACCCGAATGGTTTCCACACACGCGCTCTCGATCTCGCTTCGAGAAAACGGCACCTTGATGCCCAGGATGTGCGCCGACGCAAACAACCGCTCAATGTGCTCCGTCAAGCGGAAGATCAGGGGGCGACCGTGCTTCCCTTCGTAGCACCGAATCCCTTCGAACACGCCCAAGCCGTAGTGAAGCGTGTGGGTGAGCACGTGAACTTGCGCCTGGTCCCATGGTACAAACCGGCCATCGAGCCAAATGTGTTCGGTCTTTTCCACCAGCCGCTCCTTGGAGGCGAGTTGGCTAGCTCACGCGGATAAGCCAGTCAACGAAACTTGCCCTACCGCGAGTGCGCCCGGCAGTCGATTTCTCCGTGCTCCGCACGGTCGAACCACCGCTCGTAAAGCTCGCGAATTCGCTCGCGCCGACTTACGTATTCTTGCCACAGCGCCTGCGCCGGGTCGCTCCTGCTCGCAAAACCCAGACGGCGGGCGACCACGAACAGATCAACGTCATGACGCTCCAGGTCCTCCACCGGACGGTCGTGCAGCAACCGCAACGTCTGCTCTAGACGCCGGAGAAAGCGGTAACCACCAGTCAACACTTGAGCATCGTCACCCGGTAAAATGTGCAGGTCTGCTAACACTTGCAAGGCCTGAAGCGTTGCTCGCTGCCGCAGGCGAGTGTGAAAGATTCCGCAGTGCAACTGCAACATCTGCACGAGAAATTCAATGTCCACCAAGCCGCCCCGGCCGGTCTTGATGTTGACATGGTCTGTTCCCTCGCGGGCTAATTCCCGTTCCATTCGTCCGCGCAAGCGCCGAATCTCCCTGGTCTCTTCCGTCGACAGCGGTGTCCGGTAGACGAACTGTTCCACCACTGCGCTGACCTCTTGCGCCAAGCCGGCGTCGCCGCCAACCGGCCGGGCCTTAATCAAGGCTTGGCGCTCCCATACCTGCGCACTCTGCTCGTGGTACGAGCGGAAGGCGGCAAGCGAAGAAACCAGGGGCCCAGAATGCCCCGAGGGGCGCAGACGCGTATCGATGCGGTAAACGATCCCCTCCTTCGTCGGCACCTGCAGTACGGTGATCAGGCGCTGCGCCAGCCAAGTGAATATTTCATGCGGTGTCGGACCCACTCCGGGGAGGGCTTGAGGGTCGTACACGAAGATGAGGTCCAGATCGGAGTTAAAGCTCAGTTCTCGCGCACCGAATTTACCCAAGCCGAGAACGACCAGCCGGCCCGGCAACTCAGGCAGTTCAAAGCGTGCCAAGGTTTGGTCCGCCGCGACCTGGAGCGATGCCTGCAAGCACACTTCGGCAAGGTTCGTTAGCTCCTCGCCGACCTCCTCATCCCCGAGCAAGTCCTCCACGCAGTTAATGCCAATCCGTAGAAACTCCTGGTTCCGAAAGCGGCGAAGCGCATCGAGTTTTCCTTCGAGATCTTCTGCTGCTGCGAGGAGACTCGCGAGATCAGCCGCGAGCTCTGCGCGCGGGCGCCGTACTCGCACCAAGTCGGCCCGCACAAGAGAATCAAGCAATTCCGGGTGGCGGATGAATTGGTTCGCCAGGTACTGGCTGGTCGCAAATACCCGCACGAGCATGCGCATCGTACCCGGGTTCTCCCGCAGCAACATCAGAAAACTCGTGCGGGCGCCCACCGCCGCCAGGAAACTCGCCATGTTTTGTAGGGCCAAGTCTGGGTGCGGCGATTGCCGCATCGCGGAGAGTAAGCTCGGCAATAGCTCGAACAACACCTTGCGGCGCCGCGGGCTTGAAGGCGCGGACGGCGGGCCATCCCGTAAAAAGAGCAAGTGCTCGTAACTTTGCTCCGGGCTTTGGAAGCCGAGATCAGCCAACAGGCTGGTAGCGGCGTCCCGATTGTCCAGCGCCGCAACGATTCGTTCTTCTGCCTCCGCCACTTGGGCGCGGCGCTCCGACTCCGGCCGGAAGAACAGCTTTTCGAACGCCGCTCGCACGCTCGCGGTATGCCGGCCCAGTTCGCGGCGAAACTCGTCGCGAGCAACCTCGCCAGAATATCCGAGCCGCCGAGCCAAAATTTCCTGCTTCAGTGGCGCCTCGGGCAGCGTGTGGGTTTGCCGTTGCGTCTCGATTTGCAGTTTGTGCTCTACATCCCGAAGGAATCGATAGGCATCCGCGAGCGCTCGGGCATCGTCGCTCGGGAGGTAGCGGCAAGTCGCCAAGCGCTCCAATGCTTCCAGCGTAGGGCGGCAGCGCACCCGCTCATCCCGCCCACCGTGCACGATTTGCATGGTTTGCACGAGAAACTCGATTTCCCGGATCCCTCCGCGCCCGAGTTTCACGTTGTACTCATCGCCCTTACGCACAAGCTGGGCCTCGATTTGCCCTTTCATCCGTTGCATGTCGGCGAGGGTGGCGAAATCCAAGTAACGCCGAAAGACAAATGGACGCACCTCGTAGAGGAATCGTTCTCCCAGCTCGAGCACCCCGGAGATCGGGCGTGCCTTCAGCAATGCGGTTCGCTCCCAAGTTTGACCGTACGACTCGTAGTACAGGAGCGCATTCGAAACTGAGTTAACGAGCGGGCCGTTTACCCCATCGGGCCGCAGCCGCAGGTCGACGCGAAAGGCAAACCCACAGCTGGTCACTTCTTGCAAGGCACGGGTCAGCCCCTCAGCCAAGCGCGTGAAGTAGGCGCGAGCATCGAGGGTGCCCTGGGGCCCACCTTGACTCTGACTCGCGTCGCATTCGTACAAGTAGACGAGGTCGATGTCGGAACTGAAATTCAACTCGCCGCCACCGAGTTTTCCCATGCCGAGGACAACAAAGGGCGCCAACCTTCCGGAGCCATCCAGTAAAGGACCGTAGTCGCCCTCGAGGCGGCAGCGCGCCCACCGGTATGCGCACTCCACGACCCCCTGCGCAAGTTCGCTGAGTTCCGTCCAAGTGGTTTCTACAGAATAGTCGTGAACCAAGTCGTGCAAGCCGATGCGCAGGTACTCTCGGTGGCGATAGCGCCGCAACGCATCGGCAAATTCGCCCCAGGGAAGGGTTACGATACTTGCCAGGCGATCTACATGCTGCGCAGCGCTCAGTCTCGGGGCCTGTCGCGCGTCGGTAAATGCTCGCACCCATTCTGCACCTTGAGAAGCCAGCCAGTTAGCCAGCGACGGACTTGCCCCCAGAAGCGTGATCAGATCAACCCACCAAGCTTGCTCGTAATATTCTTCCAGCGCGTGCGGCTCCAACTCGACGAGGCGCTCAAGGTTCGTCAAAGCCGTGGCGGGGTCTGCAGCCCTGGCTAAAAGTTCAGGCAGTTTGGCCCGAACTGCTGGCGGAATTCGGGCAGCGACCGGCCCGTTGGCAAACTCAACCACTCGTGACCAGGCGACACCAAAGCGTTCGAAGAGAGCGGAGAGGTCGCCAGCGGTTGCCACGGAAGGCTCAGTCGTCCCCCTCACCCGTCGACACGACTTCGACCCCGCGATCAGCCAACGCCGTCAGCACGGGCTCCAAGTCGTCCGTCGCCAACCGCAGGACCAAACTCCGCCAGCCGTCCTGCTCGCGTGCAGAAACCACGCTGACGATGTTGACACCAAGCTCCCCGATGCACTGCACCGCTGGCGCGAGCGCGCCCGGCCGATCCGGTAAGCGGATTTCGATCCGGCGCGCACCCGATCCTACGCCCATGACGTCGAGGAACACGGAGAGAATGTCAGCAGCAGTCAAAATTCCGACAACGTGCTCCTCCTCGTCCACCACTGGCAGCGCACCGATTTTGTTCGCCAGCATCAGGCTCGCCGCATTTTCGATTGTCGTGTGTGGTGTCACTGTGATCACATTGCCGCTCATGATTTCTGCAACCGGTATTTCGTCGGACATTCCTGCCGTCGCTGGCCAGTTCAAGTCGCTCCGAGCCACGATGCCTACCAGCCGGCTGCGCTCCGTCACCGGAAGGTGCCGAATATCATGCACGCGTAACAGCCTACGCGCTTCGGCCACCGTGGTATGCGGATCCACGGTTACCACCGGCGATGTCATGTGCTCTCCAACTAACATAAGCTGCCCGCCAACGCGGCCACGCGGTTACGAACCCACAGCGACGGTTTGCTCTTGAATCGGCCTCACGATCGCGATCCGGTGTTGCTCGATCCAAGCGTCTAAATCCGCAAGGGCGCGTCGAGCTAACCGCTCGCGCTTTTCCCTCCCGCGCTCGCGCCCGCCCAAGGGGGGAAACAACCCGTAGTTCGCATTCATGGGCTGGAAGTCGCGCCGCTCTGGGTCCGAGATATAGGCTAATAACGAACCGAGGGCTGTTGTCGGCGGCGGAACCACGCACGGCAATCCCGCAAGCAAGCGCGCCATGTTCACCCCGGCCAGCAACCCCGTGGCGGCGGATTCTACATACCCCTCCACCCCGACCAACTGCCCCGCTAAGAAGGTCACCGGCCGCCGCCGTAGTTGCAGCGTAGGCGATAACACCCGAGGTGAATTGATGAAGGTATTTCGGTGCAAACTCCCCAGCCGAACGAACTCCGCCTTTTCTAATCCTGGAATCATCCGAAATACCCGCCGTTGCTCCGGATATGTCATCTTGGTCTGAAAGCCAACCATGTTGTACAGGGTCGCGGAGGCGTTGTCCTGGCGGAGCTGTGCGACCGCGTGGGGACGTGCGCCCGTCCTCGGATCCGTCAAACCCACTGGGCGCATGGGTCCAAAGGCAAGCGTGTCACGACCACGGCGAGCCATTTCTTCGATCGGCATACATCCCTCGAAGTAGATGCAGCGTTCGAAGTCTCGCACGGGTACTTTTTCTGCCGCCAACACCGCATCCACAAACGCATAGTACTCTTCGCGCGTTAGCGGACAGTTCAGGTAGTCTTCTCCCCCTTTGCCGTAGCGCGAGGCCGCGAAAACCACGTTCCGATCGATCGAATCGGCAGTCACGATCGGCGCGATCGCATCGTAGAAATATAGGTACTTTTGGCCCAGCAGCTCTTGGAGTGCGTAGGACAAGGCGGGCGACGTCAACGGCCCCGTGGCAATCAAACACAACCCTTCGGGGATGTCCCGCAACTCTTCCCGAACCACGTTGATGTTCGGGCATGAGGCAATCGCACTGGTGATTGCCTCAGCAAATAGGTCGCGATCCACAGCCAATGCTGATCCAGCCGGAACGCTGGTTCGTTCCGCCGCAGCTAACACGAGAGAGCCTAGGCGGCGCATCTCCTCCTTGAGCAACCCGACCGCAGTATCCAGGCTTGCGCTCCGAAAGGAGTTGGAACAAACGAGCTCCGCTAAGCGGTCGGTCCGGTGGGCTTCCGTCTGCCGTTGCGGGCGCATTTCGAACAGAAGCACTTGAATTCCACGTTGGGCCAACTGCCACGCAGCTTCCGAACCCGCCAGCCCCCCTCCGACAATGATCACAGGTTCACCTACGGCAGCTAATCTTGCGTCAGACCTCATGGAGACCTCTCTTACTATAAATCTTGTTTTCCACGGAAAGGCAGCCCAATCCAGGGTACTAGGCGGAGCCGCAGGGCAGCGCTTACAACACTTCCTCGACGGCTTCCGCAACCGTCTCGCGGTAAAAACAGCCCTCCGCCAGACACCGGCGCACTGTACCCTGGCGTTTTGTAGTCTTCTCGACCACAAAGGGCGCCCCACACTCTGGGCAGGGTTCGGGCACAGGCCGTTCCCAGGTGGCAAAACGGCACTGCGGAAAACGACTACAACTAAAGAAGGTTTTCCCGGACCGTGTTCGTTTTTCTAGAATCTTGCCCTCCTTACAATCTGGGCAGTTCACACCCGTTTCCCGCGGCCGCTCGTAAGGCAAGATCGTCTTGCAACCAGGATAACCCGAACACCCCAAAAACTTGCCGAACCGGCCGTGCCTAACCTGCATCGGCTTGCCGCACTGGGGGCAGGTTGCCTCAGTCGTTTCTCGCTCGAGGATACGGATGGAGCCGTCGTCCTCACGGGCGAAATTGCGCGTCGTCTTACATTCGGGGTACCCGGAGCACGCAAGGTATTCGCCTGTGCGCCCCCACCGCAACAGCATTGGGCGGCCACAACTGGGGCAAGCGACATCGGTCGGCTGACCATTTTTTACATCTCGCATGTGGGCTTCGGCTTGCTCCAAGTCCCGCTTAAAGGGCTCATAAAACCGCCGCAGCGTCTCAGTCCATTTCTCTTTGCCCTCTTCGACCTTGTCCAGCTCCTCCTCCATCCCGGCAGTAAACTCCACATTCAAAATGTCCGGGAAAGCTTGCACCAACAGATCGGTTACCAAGAAGCCCAGCTCCGTCGGTCGCAAACGCTTCGACAAGTCTTCCACCACGTACTCCCGGTTGAGGATCGTCCCCACAATGGTGGCATAGGTAGATGGGCGACCGATGCCTTTTTCCTCCAATTCTTTCACCAGGCTCGCCTGCGTGAAACGTGGCGGAGGTTGCGTGAAGTGCTGCGCAGGCGTGAGCTCGAGTAGCCGTAACACCTCTCCTTCCTCGAGCGGAGGCAACAGCCCCTCCCGCAGCTCACCCTCGCCGTCAGTTTCCTCGTCCTCGGCTTTGGCCGGCCCCTCGTCCCGCCCCTCGGTGTACACACGGGTGAACCCATCGAACTTCATCACCTGCCCGGTGGCGCGGAACAGAGTGTCCGCCGCGGAGATATCTACGGTGGTGCGGTCGTACACCGCGGGAAGCATTTGGCTGGCAATGAACCGGTCCCAGATCAGTTTATACAGAGCGTACTCTTCCGCCTTCAGGTACGGCTGCACGCGCTCCGGGGTGTAATCGAGTGACGTGGGCCGGATCGCCTCATGGGCATCTTGCACCCCTTTCTTGCTGGCGTACACCGGCGGCTCTGGAGGGAGATAGTTGCTGCCAAACCTCTCCCCGATCACACGGCGCGCCTCTGCCTGTGCCTCGGTGGATACACGGGTCGAGTCAGTCCGCATGTAGGTAATCAACCCGACCAAACCCTCGGGACCCAGCTCGACCCCT includes:
- a CDS encoding branched-chain amino acid transaminase yields the protein MVEKTEHIWLDGRFVPWDQAQVHVLTHTLHYGLGVFEGIRCYEGKHGRPLIFRLTEHIERLFASAHILGIKVPFSRSEIESACVETIRVNRLKAGYLRPLVFLGDGEMGLAAVHNPVRVAIAAWPWGAYLGDEGVRRGVRLKTSSFQRMHVNSFMTKAKAVGNYVNSILAAVEARSAGYDEAMMLDTDGFVAECSGENLFIVRRGVVKTPPLTSVLEGITRASVLALLDDMSVRWVEERFTRDEAYIADEVFMTGTAAEVTPVREIDGRVIGDGAPGVVTRQLQDRFRAVVRGEVAAYRHWLTEVS
- the glnE gene encoding bifunctional [glutamate--ammonia ligase]-adenylyl-L-tyrosine phosphorylase/[glutamate--ammonia-ligase] adenylyltransferase; the encoded protein is MATAGDLSALFERFGVAWSRVVEFANGPVAARIPPAVRAKLPELLARAADPATALTNLERLVELEPHALEEYYEQAWWVDLITLLGASPSLANWLASQGAEWVRAFTDARQAPRLSAAQHVDRLASIVTLPWGEFADALRRYRHREYLRIGLHDLVHDYSVETTWTELSELAQGVVECAYRWARCRLEGDYGPLLDGSGRLAPFVVLGMGKLGGGELNFSSDIDLVYLYECDASQSQGGPQGTLDARAYFTRLAEGLTRALQEVTSCGFAFRVDLRLRPDGVNGPLVNSVSNALLYYESYGQTWERTALLKARPISGVLELGERFLYEVRPFVFRRYLDFATLADMQRMKGQIEAQLVRKGDEYNVKLGRGGIREIEFLVQTMQIVHGGRDERVRCRPTLEALERLATCRYLPSDDARALADAYRFLRDVEHKLQIETQRQTHTLPEAPLKQEILARRLGYSGEVARDEFRRELGRHTASVRAAFEKLFFRPESERRAQVAEAEERIVAALDNRDAATSLLADLGFQSPEQSYEHLLFLRDGPPSAPSSPRRRKVLFELLPSLLSAMRQSPHPDLALQNMASFLAAVGARTSFLMLLRENPGTMRMLVRVFATSQYLANQFIRHPELLDSLVRADLVRVRRPRAELAADLASLLAAAEDLEGKLDALRRFRNQEFLRIGINCVEDLLGDEEVGEELTNLAEVCLQASLQVAADQTLARFELPELPGRLVVLGLGKFGARELSFNSDLDLIFVYDPQALPGVGPTPHEIFTWLAQRLITVLQVPTKEGIVYRIDTRLRPSGHSGPLVSSLAAFRSYHEQSAQVWERQALIKARPVGGDAGLAQEVSAVVEQFVYRTPLSTEETREIRRLRGRMERELAREGTDHVNIKTGRGGLVDIEFLVQMLQLHCGIFHTRLRQRATLQALQVLADLHILPGDDAQVLTGGYRFLRRLEQTLRLLHDRPVEDLERHDVDLFVVARRLGFASRSDPAQALWQEYVSRRERIRELYERWFDRAEHGEIDCRAHSR
- a CDS encoding CBS and ACT domain-containing protein, with translation MTSPVVTVDPHTTVAEARRLLRVHDIRHLPVTERSRLVGIVARSDLNWPATAGMSDEIPVAEIMSGNVITVTPHTTIENAASLMLANKIGALPVVDEEEHVVGILTAADILSVFLDVMGVGSGARRIEIRLPDRPGALAPAVQCIGELGVNIVSVVSAREQDGWRSLVLRLATDDLEPVLTALADRGVEVVSTGEGDD
- the trmFO gene encoding methylenetetrahydrofolate--tRNA-(uracil(54)-C(5))-methyltransferase (FADH(2)-oxidizing) TrmFO, whose protein sequence is MRSDARLAAVGEPVIIVGGGLAGSEAAWQLAQRGIQVLLFEMRPQRQTEAHRTDRLAELVCSNSFRSASLDTAVGLLKEEMRRLGSLVLAAAERTSVPAGSALAVDRDLFAEAITSAIASCPNINVVREELRDIPEGLCLIATGPLTSPALSYALQELLGQKYLYFYDAIAPIVTADSIDRNVVFAASRYGKGGEDYLNCPLTREEYYAFVDAVLAAEKVPVRDFERCIYFEGCMPIEEMARRGRDTLAFGPMRPVGLTDPRTGARPHAVAQLRQDNASATLYNMVGFQTKMTYPEQRRVFRMIPGLEKAEFVRLGSLHRNTFINSPRVLSPTLQLRRRPVTFLAGQLVGVEGYVESAATGLLAGVNMARLLAGLPCVVPPPTTALGSLLAYISDPERRDFQPMNANYGLFPPLGGRERGREKRERLARRALADLDAWIEQHRIAIVRPIQEQTVAVGS
- the topA gene encoding type I DNA topoisomerase, whose amino-acid sequence is MAKNLVIVESPTKAKTLQKYLGSDYQVKSSVGHIKDLPKSRLGVDVQHDFKPEYEVIHGKKKIITELRNAAKGKEQIFLAPDPDREGEAIAWHIAESLGVDSKRIRRVLFHEITKRAVQEALQHPRDLDRNLFEAQQARRILDRLVGYEISPLLWKKVRRGLSAGRVQSVAVRLIVDREREIQQFKPKEYWSITARLEGKQPPPFAARLFKIGEQKLDPETFRIETEQAAQELVQRLQGAEFKVVRVEKKERRKFPAPPFTTSRLQQEAARKLGFTPTRTMRIAQRLYEGVELGPEGLVGLITYMRTDSTRVSTEAQAEARRVIGERFGSNYLPPEPPVYASKKGVQDAHEAIRPTSLDYTPERVQPYLKAEEYALYKLIWDRFIASQMLPAVYDRTTVDISAADTLFRATGQVMKFDGFTRVYTEGRDEGPAKAEDEETDGEGELREGLLPPLEEGEVLRLLELTPAQHFTQPPPRFTQASLVKELEEKGIGRPSTYATIVGTILNREYVVEDLSKRLRPTELGFLVTDLLVQAFPDILNVEFTAGMEEELDKVEEGKEKWTETLRRFYEPFKRDLEQAEAHMRDVKNGQPTDVACPSCGRPMLLRWGRTGEYLACSGYPECKTTRNFAREDDGSIRILERETTEATCPQCGKPMQVRHGRFGKFLGCSGYPGCKTILPYERPRETGVNCPDCKEGKILEKRTRSGKTFFSCSRFPQCRFATWERPVPEPCPECGAPFVVEKTTKRQGTVRRCLAEGCFYRETVAEAVEEVL